The nucleotide window TTATCTCCAATGGGACTAATCATGTGCTTAATGTTAACCAcatacataagtgtttgcaggatcaaggtcctAGTCTCTCAAGCCTCTGTGTATTGACACCATCGCTTTTTTATGTTTACTAAGCAAAGCAAGAACAATATGGATGAAGCCCTATTGCAAAACTACAGATCCAGTTAGATCACAAGTCTCAGCAACAGTGGCAAATATTCAGAGTTGACATACACATGTGTATTATATGTTTGTGATGGAACCATGAGGCTGTAATTAAGGTTTAGTGTTATACTGCGAGGGAGACTAATGTGTAGAGTGTTTCCTTATTAGTTGGAGGCAGAAGGTAGTTCCTTATGGAGTCCATCAGGGTCAGTAGAAGTGTGCTGAGTTGGTATAAGAGTACTGTCACATGGCCTAGaacttgtttaattgtttttAGAGTTTGCATTAGGAACTGTCACACTTACTCAGTCCCTAATCCCTTTTAAAAGAAGCTTGTTTCACACACATCTAAGTCAGGAAATCCCAAATTGTGCTTGCATAGAGCAAAAATTAGTCATCCTTCCTCCCGGTGATAAAAGTTATGGTGGCTATGGGAGCCATAACCTTGAATTTCTTGATTATTGCATGTAAAGTCTCAGCAATAATATCAGGTTAAGAATTTtttgcatttccttgtttgtttttaaaataaagaatggcGTTAGTAAATTTAACTGCTGTTGCACAATCAAACAGATGCATAGTCACATTAAATTGTGCCCCTACTGAGCACACAAAATTTGATATTGGCAGCAAGACGGACTCAGCAAGATGGCAACCAAGACCTTGCCAAATCCTTTACATTACTTGTAAAGTGATATCGGAAGGAGCCTACTTGGCCTAACCATATTCTATTCAGCATTAATGCTTCCAATTTCAAATTGTGCATGCAAAGCATGTGCCAGAGCAAGTACACATTGTATGCTGTAATGATTTCATATTCAAGTAAACGTAGACTAGGAATGGGTTAAGGAGGAGGGATGGTTGGCTGGCCTGAGAGTACTGAGCAATCAAGGTTACAATGTAAGATGAGTTTTATTTGAATGCACAGTGCTTCCTATGCACATGGATCAGTGCCTATACCTGAACGACTATCTCAATTAGTGGAAAATCAAAGATCTCAGTCCATGATTGTTCTAaaccaattttcttcaaacatagCAGGGCAGAGGTTAATTGTCTAAACTGAGGAATGAAGACCAAGGTTAGTTTGAAGTTTTAAAAAGAACTTACATTTTATTTATCCAAACtcaaacaaattgaaaaaaattcttaaataatgaaaaaacaaacaaacccaccacTGTTACAATAAGCCAGATGTGGGTATTTTCtttacaagaaaataaataagagaaatttcaacccaaagggtcttttaaaaaaaaaatctgaaaggaCTGAAAATGTTTTATGATGAAAGTTAGTGTAATAGTGGCACAATTCATTATCATCACACAGATCAGTTGATAAGATATATAAACATTTGAAGTCTTGTAAAAGAATCCATTAAAAAAGCCAGATTGCACTCACAACGTTCAAATTTGAAGGAGGTGATGACAAAGTCCTACTGGGGGAATGTTCAGGGCACCCGCCCCTAGGAAGAGATGTTTGTTAGCACAAGCCATTTGGTGCACTAACAGATGTTGTAATGTGCAAACTCCTCTCTTATATTTGCAGATACATTATACTATAAACTCCTATTCCCTATGGGTTGTTCTGGACACAAAATGGGAGAACAAGTTGCTAGTTGTGCATGATGCCCTAGCATACCCCACCTCCTTCCAAAGTTTGTCTCAAACAACCAGACACTGGTTGTTAATTACCAAATTCGAGTGCTGGGCTGTCACCTATTCCTGCCCCCAATAGTTCGTACATCTTTATAATAACAAAACATGCGGCtagaatataaaaatatacatataaaatatagaCAATCtcgtttgttttttattataaaaacagGGTTAACAAATAAGGAGTGTTGAGTTCTGAAATAGTTCTGTAAAATCCTGTACCAGAATCGTCCTAACTGCTTAGACCGATGCCCCGCAGAGTTTAGGTTAGTTAATTTCATTAGCCATGTGTTCACTCGGGTCTGTACAGCGGCAAGGCAGCACATTACAACAGCacaataaaactttttttaaattataaaaaaagACATTAAGGGAAGGATGATTCCCCAGCTAGGGAGATGAATTCGCTGCTTAAGAGGCTTTGTTTTAAGAGAGTTCTCATTTCTCCACAATCGGATGGAGAACGCAGACTTTATCTTATTCTCTAATGATACATAAACAATCCGGTAGGTCATTTTGGGGGCAGCAGTAATAATAATCAAATTAAATAAGCAGGTGCGGGTTTGTAATTAGTCAcaaagtagtttaaaaaaaaaaaaagccctgagcACCTGCTCTGTGGTTCATATTCCTGCAGTAATAGGTTAACTCGCTTGCATGTTACATAGCATACATCTCAAAGCAAACAACCCCCTTCCAGTTAAGGCGAAGCAGTGCCAGCCATTGGCTGCCCGGCCGATTTACCGCTCATCCCGGGGGAGACAGAAGAGTGGGGAAGAGAGACCGAATTCACGCCGGTGGTCCTTTCTGTTTAACGTTTGCAAGGCTCAAACAGGGGCGAGCTCCAGGCGCGCAGCCGGGCTGGTCTTGTGCCACTGAGCGGTACCTGCGAACAGTCCAGTTCGGAGCTCGCCTCCCCAGAGTCCGCGCGAGTCATTTCAAGCATCTCCGGCGAGGGAGCCGGGCCCAGGGCAGGgtccggctgggagctgcagcccggctccgTCCCTGGCCCCTCAGACGTAGTTCTTCTTGTCGTACTCCCCGTTGGAGGTGGGCCGCCGGGTGGAGGCCGAGTACTTGACGGGGAAGGCGTTCTCGCCCTCgccggggcaggagcaggagcagcaaaTCAGGCTGCCCCCGAGGAGCAGCAGAGCCGTGGCCGCCCAGCCGATGTAGAGGGCGGCCCCCATCTCCCGCTTCATGGAGTTGGGCACTTTGGGGTCGTAGAAGCCGCTGATGATGATGTTGGCGAACCAGGAGACGGGGATGAGGACCAGCACCCCGCAGAGGATGTAGAGGACCCCGCCGGTCATCACGATCCAGGACTTGGTCTTGCCGGCTCGGACGCAGGTGGTGCACTGGGACCCCACCACGGTCACCATCAGCGCCACCAGCCCCAGCAGGGTCACCAGGACGGTGAGCGCCCGGCCCGTCTGCATGTGGGGATCCAGCGCCAGGATGGAGTCGTAGACTTTGCACTGCATCTGCCCGGTGCTCTGCACCGCGCAGTTCATCCACAGCCCCTCCCAGGTGGTCTGCGCCACCACGATGTGGCCGTCGGTGAAGGCGGACACCTGCCACATGGGCAAGCCGCAGACCAGGATGacccccacccagcccaggacgcacagccccaggcccaggatcTCCCGCGCTGCCGAGGTCATTCTGCTCCTCCGGATTCACGAGCTGCTCGGGACTCAGCTGCCAGTGGCTTCGCGCTGCTTCGGGAGCCGGCTCAGGTTGCGAGTGCCAGCCGGGGGCCCGCGGGGCTCTATTTGAAGCCGCAGGGCgggcccctccctcccacctccggCCAGTCCCAGGCAGCGGAGGCCGCCCCCGGCcagcgaggggctgggggaaaggaagCAGGAGCGCGTGTGAATGATGAACGCTtggaaggagttgggggggggggcaggaaaagaGGCTGGAAAGGAGCCAGCTGCAGACGCTGCAGCTTcgtcttcccctcccaggggctGACCGCGccatggggccggggggggggtcctcGTGTGGTTAAGGGTGGGGCTCTATGACTGGCTGGCAGCGTGCGCCAGCTCTTGCATTGCGACAGTTACACAGGGACAGGATGGTCCCTGCGGTCTGGGCCCCCCATGATGAAGAGGGAAGTGACGGTCACAATGGGAGATGAAGTCACTTTCAATTACCCCTTCCGTGGTTCTCTTTTCTggcatgggggggaaggggaacctGACCCCTCCTTTCCCTTGCCGGCGTGCCTGGACTTCACCCTCGGTTGTTATATGATGGCGCTTTACCGCACTACTGCAAGGAGGTTCCGCAGACTACAAAGGGACATTGGATTATCTCTGTCTTTTGGTTTGGCTGGGAGTCAGCCATAAACTATTTGCAAATCGTCCCTTTCACAAATGACTGTTGCTTAAAGCGCTGCTCTTATCTCAGCCTGATAGTCCATAAGGCACAGATATGCTGTCACAGCTGTTATTGATTATGGACAACATGTTGGGTACTGTGTTGTAGCTCatttggtcccaggatagtagagggacaaggtgggtgaggtcatatcttttaatggaccaacttctgttggtgagaggagagacaagctttccagctacatAAAGCTCTTCTTTGGGTCCTTGGACAAAATGTCATTCCTGTTTGGATCATTCTAATTGCTCCTGAAAACCTTAGATCTTCCTAAATTACCAAAGGGTAGTAGTAAGTTCAACATGATGATAACCTTAACAAGCTCTATGGCAGAATCTTTGTtaacttagggtacatctacactacaggggggagtcgatttaagatacgcaaattcagctacgtgaatagcgaggctgaattcgacgtatcgcagccgacttaccccgctgtgaggacggcggcaaaatcgacttctgcggctttctgtcgacggcgcttactcccacctccgctggtggagtaagagcgtcgattcggggatcaattgtcgcgtcccgagaggtcgatttctacccgccgattcaggcaggtagtgtagacctagccttagacagGTCTGAGGTTGTCAGGAACAGAAAAAATTACGAAGAAGGCTGAGagaaataatgaggggatggaaTGTTTTTTATTGACAAAGCCTATGGTGGCAAGTTCAAAGAGAGTCCATTGAGATCTCGCTGGGCAGAATAATAGTGCAGAATTGTCAGTCAAAGAACTAAATGCATTTGCTAAAAAAGGCATAAAATCGAATACACATTGCGTACAGCACAAAAGCCTAAGCAAATTCCATGCCAAAATGTAGTTATGAGAAACCTTCTCCAAGAACAATGAACTATACATTATACATGGAATCTTCTCGTCCTGTTTCTTTACCCAATGATTACTTTAATATTCTAGCTAAAATACTGGTGAAGAGACTTCTGCATTCATGAAGATCAATCCATTTTACACTGGGGAGGACAACAGGAAAGGAGAGATGCACATTGTAGAGCGATGACCTACATGTTTGAAGGAGACACATTTGACTGATTACTCACTTGATCATTTTTATTATGTGAACTCAGTGCAGAAAAAGAGTTTGACTGGATTAAGCTGGGGGTATTCACAGGAGATTTCACCAGCAATGCAGTCATTAATCAAATGGACAAGAACTTTTATGTTGTAGTTCTAATGCATTCATTAAAATCAATTATATGATTTCTGATTTATTCATAGAGCCTTTGGTTTATAGGTTAAGAGAACTGATGTTAGCTGATTGGAAGGAATCCATCTAGGTATATGATTTCATGATTTGCTGTTGCCACTTTGATTTATATGACTTATTAGATGGAATCTAATGTCAAGACACATAAATGCTTGGGAAAATTTAGCTTGTGAATATTCTGGTTTAAGAATTA belongs to Chrysemys picta bellii isolate R12L10 chromosome 15, ASM1138683v2, whole genome shotgun sequence and includes:
- the CLDN5 gene encoding claudin-5, which produces MTSAAREILGLGLCVLGWVGVILVCGLPMWQVSAFTDGHIVVAQTTWEGLWMNCAVQSTGQMQCKVYDSILALDPHMQTGRALTVLVTLLGLVALMVTVVGSQCTTCVRAGKTKSWIVMTGGVLYILCGVLVLIPVSWFANIIISGFYDPKVPNSMKREMGAALYIGWAATALLLLGGSLICCSCSCPGEGENAFPVKYSASTRRPTSNGEYDKKNYV